Proteins from a single region of Harmonia axyridis chromosome 4, icHarAxyr1.1, whole genome shotgun sequence:
- the LOC123677809 gene encoding general odorant-binding protein 83a-like, which translates to MNYAIFFFFVAILSNASGMDDDMRELINNLHNTCVGEVGVDEALITKAQNGDFAEDEKLMCYSKCLLDQMAIVDENGIVDPEAAVAVLPADMQAEAGPAVRKCSKLRGSSPCSNVFEVMKCWYTESPTTYFLP; encoded by the exons atgaattacgctattttcttcttctttgtcGCCATTTTGTCAAATGCATCG GGTATGGACGATGATATGCGAGAGTTGATTAACAATCTTCACAATACCTGCGTTGGTGAAGTTGGAGTAGATGAAG CCTTGATTACAAAAGCACAAAATGGGGATTTTGCCGAAGATGAGAAGCTGATGTGTTATTCGAAATGTCTCTTGGATCAAATGGCTATA gTTGATGAAAATGGAATTGTAGATCCAGAAGCAGCAGTTGCTGTTTTGCCAGCTGATATGCAAGCCGAAGCAGGTCCTGCTGTGAGGAAATGTTCAAAACTAA GAGGTTCGAGTCCTTGCAGTAACGTTTTTGAGGTGATGAAATGCTGGTATACAGAATCACCCACG aCCTACTTCTTGCCTTGA
- the LOC123678981 gene encoding sodium/potassium/calcium exchanger 4-like → MEMNAFLKLSLCVFIFYSVDCGRVIQQGVINYNSFSPSVLLNSSSTNITESRHLLLEEEKKDQATKDPKPSEEFNDIGKSPLITILDNLTCPDSSEDFPHIFSAEELRTWAIIPVILVGIYCFTILAIICDKYFLPCMEVLCEVFNLPQDVAAATFMSIATSTPELFVNIIGTFITKSDLGVGTIVGSSLFNALGVAAIGSLAASQPIQLDWWPLTRDVIIYICAVFLLVLITWDGYIYWYEGLILFVVYFLYFTVMYNNTRISNFISKFLPKRKVRTSDCDEAKIKNDQDSLRDSVSGRKISTASPYGSYMEDSHHRHSQQNFKNTQPTISVIQIKDHEKGMATIEEKNEDKKTEEEELPWYTFPKDANTSAKCLWIYLFPIKCFLHILLPDPRKHPNLYPLIFLMCIVSIGVNSYVVSWMITLIGSTFRIPDAVLGFTFLAAGGCLPESISITIMSRRGEGSMGVSNSLGANTMNILMSLGLPWFLKTIMLGTNENSFIKIESGTIEYTIVALIGVAVILFVTLYLNKFQLRKRVGVILCVVYLVCISLAIVSELLTRQHC, encoded by the exons GTGTAATCAACTATAACTCATTTTCTCCTTCAGTTTTGTTGAATTCTTCATCTACCAATATCACCGAATCAAGACATCTCCTACTCGAAGAGGAAAAGAAGGATCAGGCAACTAAAGATCCTAAACCATCTGAAGAGTTTAATGATATTGGAAAATCACCtctaataacaattttggataaCCTAACATGCCCAGATTCCTCAGAGGATTTTCCTCACATTTTTTCCGCAGAAGAATTAAGAACATGGGCTATAATCCCTGTGATATTAGTAGGAATATACTGTTTCACTATACTCGCTATAATCTGTGATAAATACTTTTTGCCGTGCATGGAAGTTCTTTGTGAAGTGTTTAATTTACCACAA gatGTAGCAGCAGCCACCTTCATGTCCATAGCGACATCAACCCCAGAACTATTCGTTAATATTATAGGAACCTTTATAACGAAGTCTGATTTAGGAGTTGGTACCATTGTGGGTTCTTCTCTATTCAATGCTCTTGGGGTAGCAGCTATAGGTAGCTTAGCAGCGTCTCAA ccCATCCAATTGGACTGGTGGCCGCTTACAAGAGATGTCATCATCTACATATGTGCAGTATTCCTTTTAGTTTTAATAACATGGGATGGTTACATTTACTGGTACGAAGGACTCATACTCTTCGTGGTATATTTCCTTTACTTCACTGTTATGTATAATAACACCAGAATCTCAAATTTTATCTCAAAATTCCTTCCAAAGAGGAAGGTTCGTACAAGTGATTGCGATGAagcaaaaataaaaaacgaCCAAGATTCCTTGAGAGATTCTGTGAGCGGTAGAAAAATATCAACCGCATCTCCATATGGTTCCTACATGGAAGATTCACACCACAGGCACTCCCagcaaaatttcaagaatactCAACCAACCATTAGTGTCATACAAATCAAAGATCACGAGAAAGGTATGGCTACGATAGAAGAGAAGAATGAAGATAAGAAAACGGAAGAAG AGGAGCTGCCTTGGTACACTTTCCCAAAAGATGCTAATACTTCTGCGAAATGTTTATGGATTTATTTGTTTCCAATCAAATGTTTCTTACACATATTGTTACCAGATCCGAGAAAACACCCCAATTTGTACCCTCTCATATTTTTGATGTGTATAGTGTCTATAGGAGTTAATTCATATGTGGTTTCTTGGATGATAACATtgatag GTTCTACATTCAGAATTCCAGATGCAGTGTTAGGGTTCACATTTTTGGCTGCTGGTGGTTGTCTTCCTGAGTCTATATCAATTACAATAATGTCCAGAAGAG GCGAAGGTTCAATGGGAGTCTCCAACTCACTTGGAGCAAACACCATGAACATTCTCATGTCCCTAGGACTACCTTGGTTCCTCAAAACGATCATGCTGGGAACTAACGAGAACTctttcatcaaaatcgaatcGGGAACTATAGAATACACTATAGTGGCACTAATTGGAGTTGCAGTAATATTATTTGTAACTCTATATTTGAACAAATTTCAGTTGAGAAAGAGAGTTGGTGTGATATTGTGCGTAGTGTACTTAGTTTGCATTTCGTTGGCCATAGTTTCTGAACTTTTGACCAGACAACATTGCTGA
- the LOC123678982 gene encoding MKRN2 opposite strand protein — translation MDELILGFRHCGSIIYCFQLPQLCPICKNVVSFTCDTPFRLPYPFVKAHQHPLSIVLKSTKGTFLEHYSCNEDLHIGITDCKGKVYEYDSDGLKKSNGEEWLQSIVVYEKSEEWSYDWSHALRSVASDPKWRSENYDEQTLNCFSFVTEFLTNLNCVETKKEQFCEEFVYKKIVSLNKYITVHRNIVKDGYCNIKN, via the exons ATGGATGAGCTGATATTAGGTTTCAGACATTGTGGATCAATAATTTATTGCTTTCAACTGCCCCAACTATGTCCAATATGTAAAAATGTAGTTAGTTTTACATGTGATACGCCTTTCAG ATTACCATATCCCTTCGTTAAGGCTCATCAACATCCACTGTCAATTGTTCTGAAATCTACTAAAGGGACGTTTTTAGA ACATTACAGCTGCAACGAAGATCTTCACATTGGTATTACCGATTGCAAAGGCAAAGTATATGAGTACGACTCAGATGGTTTAAAGAAGTCTAACGGAGAGGAATGGTTACAATCCATTGTGGTATACGAAAAATCAGAAGAGTGGAGTTACGATTGGAGTCATGCCTTGAGATCAGTAGCTTCTGATCCCAAATGGAGATCTGAAAATTATGATGAACAAACCTTGAACTGCTTTTCTTTTGTTACTGAATTTCTTACAAATTTGAACTGTGTAGAGACTAAAAAAGAACAGTTTTGTGAAGAATTCGTGTACAAAAAGATTGTTTCTCTCAACAAATATATCACAGTGCATAGAAATATTGTTAAAGATGGATATTGtaatatcaaaaattaa